The following are encoded together in the Parabacteroides chongii genome:
- a CDS encoding LytR/AlgR family response regulator transcription factor, with protein sequence MEMLQKIRSVIVEDESAAREALKNYLAKYCPAVEVIGEAHDCKSAVPLLHELEPQLVFLDVEMPYGNAFDVLEGCRDLYFETIFVTAFSEYSLRALNQSAAYYLLKPVSIEELILAVNKVQQHIINREIFNRNKILVENLHEPKPEKRQVILPTLEGFEVIRMEDIIRLQGNGNFTDIYLKDKSKKMVCRFLKYFSEILPFPFVRVHKSHIINFHCIKSYHKSSGGYVVLDDNTEIEVSTSYKDDFLRLLKSQ encoded by the coding sequence ATGGAAATGCTGCAAAAAATAAGAAGTGTAATCGTTGAAGACGAATCGGCTGCCCGTGAAGCACTGAAGAACTACCTGGCAAAATATTGTCCGGCTGTCGAAGTGATCGGTGAAGCCCACGATTGTAAATCAGCCGTTCCTCTACTCCACGAGCTGGAACCTCAATTGGTTTTTCTTGATGTTGAAATGCCCTACGGCAACGCGTTCGATGTGCTGGAAGGTTGCAGGGATTTGTATTTCGAAACAATCTTTGTCACAGCTTTTTCCGAATATTCACTTCGCGCACTCAACCAAAGTGCCGCCTACTATCTGCTGAAACCTGTCAGCATCGAAGAACTGATACTCGCCGTAAATAAGGTGCAGCAACATATCATAAACAGAGAGATATTCAACCGGAACAAGATCCTGGTCGAAAACCTGCATGAACCTAAACCGGAAAAACGCCAGGTCATACTTCCTACCCTCGAAGGTTTTGAAGTGATCCGGATGGAAGATATTATCCGGTTACAGGGAAACGGAAACTTTACCGATATCTATTTGAAAGACAAAAGTAAGAAGATGGTTTGCCGTTTCCTGAAATACTTCAGTGAAATACTCCCGTTCCCGTTTGTCCGTGTACACAAATCGCATATTATCAATTTTCATTGCATCAAATCTTATCATAAAAGCTCCGGTGGCTATGTCGTGCTGGACGATAATACGGAAATAGAAGTTTCTACCAGTTACAAAGATGATTTCCTCCGGTTACTAAAGTCCCAATGA